A region from the Besnoitia besnoiti strain Bb-Ger1 chromosome Unknown contig00131, whole genome shotgun sequence genome encodes:
- a CDS encoding uncharacterized protein (encoded by transcript BESB_024660) — protein sequence MIAVHHHPTGLLKTAKSVGFQYPTTLRLFHIGYVLGVIYGFLFSLILTARENYYSDASLISSIVLGVIISETGLFISFFWGVYTTSWTTGLDLEGLCLPDPSSLVLFMTIMLSALSIVVSSVYLKNQHLYTSCTNIMTFTLVVAFLMLVCTEYTDRILVGLAPV from the coding sequence atgattgcagtacaccaccaccccactggactgcttaagacagctaaaagtgttggatttcaatatcctactacattaagattattccacatcggttatgttctaggcgtaatatatggattcttgttctcactcatcttaacagcgagagaaaactactactcagatgctagtctaatcagtagcatcgtacttggagttatcatctctgagacaggattatttatcagctttttctggggagtatatactacgagttggactactggtttagatcttgaaggtctttgtttaccggatccaagttctcttgtgcttttcatgaccatcatgttaagtgcattaagtatagtggtatccagcgtatatttgaaaaaccaacatttgtatacaagctgtacgaatatcatgacattcactttggtagtcgccttcttaatgttagtctgtacggaatacacggatcggattcttgttggcctggcacctgtttag